Proteins from a genomic interval of Undibacterium parvum:
- a CDS encoding LysR family transcriptional regulator, producing MIEPKDIDLNLLVVFQEVFQERQISSVAKKLSLSQPAVSNALARLRKSFDDELFVRTAAGMQPTPLAQQLAEPIASALANIRQALNRQESFDPTSSKRHFTLAMTDVGELYFMPKLVQLCRQFAPQLQLSTLRANNLDLKTEMETGRIDLAIGAFEGISEALYQRRLFEQNYVCLFRREHPLAAASISSRDFLAAQHLIVASTESPYDKINQLLEKAGIQAASHFSVPHFVAVPYIVSTNDLLVTVPEKLAESTALPFNLQYVKTPLRLPTLQTNVFWHRRFNQDQGNQWLRNFIAEHFAQ from the coding sequence ATGATAGAACCCAAGGATATAGACCTGAACCTGTTGGTGGTATTTCAGGAAGTGTTTCAGGAGCGCCAGATCTCTAGCGTGGCGAAAAAACTTAGCCTGTCGCAACCGGCGGTCAGCAATGCCTTGGCGCGTCTACGCAAGAGCTTTGATGATGAGCTGTTTGTGCGCACCGCCGCCGGCATGCAACCGACGCCGCTGGCACAGCAACTGGCCGAGCCTATCGCCAGTGCGCTCGCCAATATCCGGCAGGCCTTAAACCGGCAGGAAAGCTTTGATCCCACCAGCAGCAAACGTCATTTCACGCTCGCCATGACCGATGTCGGCGAACTGTACTTCATGCCCAAACTGGTGCAGTTATGCCGCCAGTTTGCGCCGCAGCTACAGCTATCGACCTTGCGCGCCAATAACCTCGATCTGAAGACCGAAATGGAAACGGGCAGGATAGATCTGGCCATTGGTGCTTTTGAGGGTATCTCGGAAGCGCTGTATCAACGCCGCCTGTTCGAGCAAAACTATGTTTGCCTGTTTCGGCGCGAGCACCCGCTGGCCGCTGCCAGTATTTCGTCCAGGGATTTTCTAGCGGCACAACACTTGATCGTGGCATCTACCGAGAGCCCCTACGATAAAATCAATCAGTTGCTGGAAAAAGCCGGAATACAGGCTGCATCGCACTTTAGCGTGCCGCATTTTGTGGCCGTTCCGTATATCGTCAGCACCAATGATTTGCTGGTGACCGTGCCAGAAAAACTGGCGGAAAGCACCGCTCTGCCGTTTAATTTGCAGTATGTAAAAACGCCGCTGCGCCTACCCACACTACAAACCAATGTATTCTGGCACCGCCGTTTTAATCAGGACCAAGGCAATCAATGGCTGCGCAATTTTATTGCAGAGCATTTTGCGCAATAA
- a CDS encoding saccharopine dehydrogenase family protein, whose translation MHTILVLGGYGFFGSRICQALAENPQIHLLIGGRDASKAQALATQLGLNSNQAVAIDANGADLAARLSALKLNTVIHTAGPFQGQNYTVARAAIAAGANYMDLADGRAFVAGIGALDKAARAAGVLVTSGASSLPALSSAVVDHYLPRFSRLDLIRHGIGSGARAPGLATMLGVFGYCGKAFTRWQAGRWQTTYGWLDLQAYRFPTPVGRRLLGSCDVPDLELFPLRYAGVQSVSFHAGFASPIGHLFVWAAACLVKAGLLKSLGPLVAPLHAISGHLERYVSDKGGMFVRMEGLDQDGKALQLSWHLIADKNHGPHIPCGAAIALAHKLAAGAALPVGAMPCMGLLTVEDYLAALSAYQVHEVPA comes from the coding sequence ATGCATACCATTCTCGTTCTCGGCGGCTACGGTTTTTTCGGTAGTCGCATCTGTCAGGCGCTGGCAGAAAATCCCCAAATTCACCTGCTGATAGGCGGGCGCGATGCCAGCAAAGCGCAGGCTCTGGCGACGCAACTTGGCTTGAACTCTAACCAAGCTGTCGCGATCGATGCGAATGGGGCCGATCTGGCGGCGCGTCTGAGTGCGCTCAAGCTGAACACCGTGATCCATACCGCCGGGCCTTTTCAGGGGCAGAATTACACGGTGGCAAGGGCGGCGATTGCAGCGGGTGCCAACTACATGGATCTGGCCGACGGCCGCGCCTTTGTGGCTGGCATAGGGGCGCTCGATAAGGCGGCACGGGCCGCTGGCGTGCTGGTCACTAGCGGTGCCAGCTCACTGCCGGCACTCTCGTCAGCGGTGGTCGATCACTATCTGCCGCGCTTCTCACGTCTAGACCTCATCCGGCATGGCATAGGATCGGGAGCGCGCGCGCCTGGCTTGGCCACCATGCTAGGGGTCTTCGGTTATTGCGGCAAAGCGTTTACGCGCTGGCAAGCAGGCCGATGGCAAACGACTTACGGCTGGCTCGATCTGCAGGCATATCGCTTCCCGACACCTGTCGGCCGCCGTCTTTTGGGTAGTTGCGACGTGCCCGATTTAGAGTTGTTTCCGCTGCGTTATGCGGGCGTGCAGAGCGTCAGTTTCCATGCCGGTTTTGCCAGCCCTATCGGTCACCTGTTCGTCTGGGCGGCAGCCTGTCTGGTAAAAGCCGGGCTGCTCAAAAGTCTGGGGCCGCTAGTAGCGCCCTTGCACGCAATCAGTGGCCATCTGGAGCGCTACGTCAGCGATAAAGGCGGCATGTTTGTTAGGATGGAAGGGCTGGATCAGGACGGCAAAGCCTTGCAACTTAGCTGGCATTTAATCGCCGACAAAAACCATGGCCCGCATATCCCCTGCGGTGCGGCGATCGCACTGGCCCACAAACTGGCAGCCGGCGCAGCGTTGCCAGTCGGTGCCATGCCCTGCATGGGCTTACTCACGGTAGAAGACTATCTGGCCGCACTGAGCGCCTACCAGGTGCACGAGGTGCCGGCATGA
- the hmgA gene encoding homogentisate 1,2-dioxygenase: MSISDTLRYQTGFSNEFASEALPGALPKNQNSPQQCAYGLYAEQVSGTAFTAPRHANRRSWLYRIRPAAMHQPFVQIGNRGMTNQFDELPSSPNQLRWDPLPLPTEPVDFIESWLTMAGNGSADALSGCAIHLYAANCDMTTRFFYNADAELLIIPQQGRLQIKTELGLLAIEPQEIAVIPRGIRFQVTLPDGAARGYVCENFGAMLKLPDLGVIGSNGLANPRDFQIPHAWYEDLEGDFELIAKFSGNLWRAKIGHSPLDVVAWHGNFAPYKYDLRHFNTIGSISYDHPDPSIFLVLQSPSNTPGVDSIDFVIFPPRWLAAENTFRPPWFHRNIASEFMGLIHGEYDAKSTGFRPGGASLHNCMSGHGPDAPTFEKASHIDTRTPQKVDNTMAFMIESCNILKPTRAAMESPQLQADYYQCWQGIKKNFNPEQK; encoded by the coding sequence ATGAGCATCTCAGACACGCTGCGCTACCAAACCGGCTTCTCGAATGAATTCGCCAGCGAGGCCTTACCCGGAGCCTTGCCCAAAAATCAGAACTCGCCACAGCAATGCGCCTACGGCTTGTATGCCGAACAGGTGTCGGGTACGGCGTTTACCGCACCGCGCCATGCCAATCGCCGTTCCTGGCTGTACAGAATACGCCCGGCGGCGATGCATCAGCCCTTTGTGCAAATCGGCAATCGCGGCATGACGAATCAATTTGACGAGCTGCCATCGAGCCCGAATCAATTGCGCTGGGATCCCTTGCCATTGCCGACTGAGCCCGTCGATTTCATAGAATCCTGGCTGACCATGGCCGGTAACGGCTCGGCCGATGCCTTAAGCGGTTGCGCGATTCATCTGTATGCGGCCAATTGCGACATGACGACGCGCTTTTTCTATAACGCCGATGCCGAACTCTTGATCATCCCGCAGCAAGGGCGTTTGCAGATCAAGACCGAGCTTGGCCTGCTGGCGATAGAGCCGCAAGAAATTGCCGTGATCCCGCGCGGCATACGTTTTCAAGTCACGTTGCCCGATGGCGCAGCGCGCGGTTATGTTTGCGAGAATTTTGGCGCCATGCTCAAGCTACCTGATCTGGGCGTGATAGGTTCTAACGGTCTGGCTAATCCGCGTGATTTTCAGATTCCGCATGCTTGGTATGAGGATCTCGAGGGCGATTTTGAACTGATTGCTAAATTTAGCGGTAATCTGTGGCGCGCCAAGATCGGCCATTCACCGCTCGATGTGGTGGCATGGCACGGCAATTTTGCGCCTTATAAATACGATCTGCGTCACTTCAACACCATAGGTTCGATCAGCTATGATCATCCTGATCCATCGATTTTTCTGGTGTTGCAGTCGCCCAGTAATACACCAGGTGTCGATAGCATCGATTTCGTGATCTTCCCGCCGCGCTGGCTGGCTGCCGAAAACACCTTCCGCCCGCCCTGGTTCCACCGCAATATTGCCAGCGAATTCATGGGGCTGATCCATGGCGAGTACGATGCCAAATCCACTGGTTTCCGCCCCGGTGGTGCCAGCCTGCATAATTGCATGAGCGGCCACGGCCCGGATGCGCCTACCTTTGAAAAAGCTAGTCATATCGATACCCGCACACCGCAGAAAGTGGATAACACCATGGCCTTCATGATAGAAAGCTGTAACATCCTCAAACCGACCCGTGCCGCCATGGAGTCGCCGCAATTGCAGGCCGACTATTACCAGTGCTGGCAAGGCATCAAGAAAAATTTTAATCCGGAGCAAAAATAA
- a CDS encoding putative bifunctional diguanylate cyclase/phosphodiesterase, which produces MKSIRLRLIVLFILVTTATLSAFGVYAQLQLSRELESRFVRQQQEVLNQLQTNLAYPVWILDRDLMLAKLEGVLSAPEVSAIYLLDPVRNDVIAGIKRDTRGVLEMSAKLSNPSPLMLRSQIYPPPHIDESRRRISTAHIVIYFSRAQIDQKLRLALSQRIIEVLTMDFILLVMLILSLRMVFIPLRGLRDALNRLASNQAEEVEELSYIQRSEFDQVIDAFNRTLSKLKMIILRRSQAESMAHDALEQVRAGQQQLMRKESYQRALLDNFPFAVWLKDTESRYLSANVAFRNLFDIDKADEIVGKNDFDIVPPAMAAGYRAADREVIANKKNVYLEEQITRDGHSSWVETYKAPVIDDQGVVFGTVGFLRDISERMAAAEEIKHLAFYDPLTRLPNRRLLLDRLKQALAMSLRNSRHGALLMVDLDLFKDLNDMHGHDMGDLLLQQVAQRLSACIREGDTVSRFGGDEFIVMLENLSGNSAEAASQTKLIGEKILAALSLPYQLDTHQYQLSASIGASLFVSQEKTIEELMKQADIAMYQAKNAHRNTLCFFDPHMQHAIEQHAKLELELRQALAQNQFELYYQIQMNSAHQALGAEALIRWHHPHKGLMYPREFIPLAEESGLILKLGYWVMESACAQLKLWQQNPLTRPLVLAINVSAKQFRQANFVAQVQELLEKYQISAKLLKFELTESLLLDNIEDTIATMNRLKSMGLQFSLDDFGTGYSSLQYLKRLPLDQIKIDQSFVRDLATDANDKAIVRTVIAMAHSLNLDVIAEGVETEEQRQNLSAKGCVHYQGYLFSKPLPIQDFLALLKQN; this is translated from the coding sequence ATGAAGTCCATACGTCTGCGCTTGATCGTCTTGTTTATTTTGGTCACCACCGCGACCTTAAGTGCCTTCGGCGTTTACGCCCAACTCCAGTTATCCAGAGAACTGGAAAGCCGTTTCGTACGTCAGCAACAAGAAGTACTGAATCAATTGCAGACCAATTTAGCTTATCCGGTCTGGATACTGGATCGCGACCTGATGTTAGCCAAGCTCGAAGGTGTGCTGAGTGCTCCCGAGGTGAGCGCCATCTACCTGCTCGATCCGGTCCGTAACGATGTGATCGCCGGTATCAAGCGCGATACGCGCGGGGTGCTGGAAATGTCGGCTAAGTTGAGTAATCCTAGCCCATTAATGCTGCGCAGCCAGATCTATCCGCCGCCGCATATCGACGAATCAAGAAGACGTATCAGCACCGCCCACATCGTGATCTATTTTTCGCGCGCGCAAATTGATCAAAAACTCAGACTGGCCTTATCGCAACGCATAATCGAAGTGCTGACCATGGATTTCATTTTGCTGGTGATGCTGATACTTAGTCTGCGTATGGTGTTTATCCCTTTACGCGGTTTACGTGATGCATTGAATCGACTGGCCTCAAACCAGGCCGAAGAAGTTGAGGAACTGTCTTACATACAACGCAGCGAATTTGATCAGGTCATCGACGCCTTCAACCGCACCCTGAGCAAGCTAAAAATGATTATTTTGCGGCGCAGCCAGGCCGAAAGCATGGCCCACGATGCGCTGGAACAAGTGCGTGCCGGGCAACAGCAATTGATGCGCAAAGAGAGCTATCAGCGAGCCTTGTTAGATAACTTCCCGTTCGCGGTCTGGCTCAAAGATACCGAAAGCCGCTACCTTTCAGCCAATGTCGCGTTCCGAAACTTGTTCGATATAGATAAGGCTGATGAAATAGTGGGCAAGAATGATTTCGACATCGTCCCGCCAGCCATGGCAGCAGGCTACCGTGCCGCCGATCGCGAAGTCATAGCGAACAAAAAAAATGTCTACCTAGAAGAACAAATCACCCGTGACGGCCACTCCTCCTGGGTCGAAACTTACAAGGCACCCGTGATCGACGATCAAGGCGTAGTCTTTGGCACGGTCGGTTTTTTGCGTGACATTAGCGAACGTATGGCAGCGGCGGAAGAAATCAAACATTTGGCGTTTTACGACCCGCTGACCCGCTTACCGAATCGACGTTTATTGCTAGACCGGCTCAAGCAGGCGCTGGCAATGAGCTTACGCAATAGCCGGCACGGCGCCTTGTTAATGGTCGATCTGGATTTATTTAAAGACCTCAATGATATGCACGGCCATGACATGGGCGACCTGTTACTGCAACAGGTGGCGCAACGCCTGAGCGCTTGCATACGCGAAGGCGACACCGTTTCGCGCTTTGGCGGTGATGAATTTATTGTGATGCTAGAAAACCTCAGTGGCAATTCAGCCGAGGCTGCCAGCCAGACCAAATTAATCGGTGAAAAAATCCTCGCCGCATTGAGTCTGCCGTATCAACTCGATACCCATCAATATCAACTCAGCGCCAGCATCGGTGCCAGCTTGTTTGTGTCTCAGGAAAAAACCATAGAAGAATTGATGAAGCAAGCCGACATCGCGATGTATCAGGCAAAAAATGCGCACAGGAATACGCTGTGCTTCTTCGATCCACACATGCAGCACGCCATAGAGCAGCACGCCAAACTGGAACTAGAGTTGCGCCAGGCACTGGCACAAAACCAGTTTGAGTTGTATTACCAAATACAGATGAATAGCGCGCACCAGGCCCTAGGCGCTGAAGCCTTGATACGCTGGCACCATCCGCACAAGGGTTTAATGTATCCGCGGGAGTTTATCCCTTTGGCAGAAGAATCTGGCTTGATACTGAAACTAGGCTATTGGGTGATGGAAAGCGCCTGCGCCCAGCTTAAGCTGTGGCAGCAAAACCCGCTAACACGGCCACTGGTGTTGGCGATCAATGTCAGCGCCAAACAATTTCGACAAGCCAATTTTGTGGCGCAAGTTCAAGAACTGCTGGAAAAATACCAGATCTCCGCCAAGTTACTCAAATTTGAACTCACCGAGAGCCTCTTGCTAGACAATATAGAAGACACCATCGCCACCATGAATCGTTTGAAATCTATGGGCTTGCAGTTCTCGCTCGATGATTTTGGTACCGGATATTCATCGTTACAATATCTGAAGCGTTTGCCTCTGGATCAAATCAAAATCGATCAATCCTTTGTGCGTGATCTGGCTACCGATGCCAACGATAAGGCCATCGTGCGCACCGTTATCGCGATGGCGCACAGTCTCAATCTGGATGTCATCGCCGAAGGGGTAGAGACCGAAGAACAAAGGCAAAATCTCAGCGCTAAAGGCTGCGTGCACTATCAGGGCTATCTGTTCAGCAAGCCGCTGCCGATACAGGATTTTTTAGCCTTATTGAAGCAGAACTGA
- a CDS encoding AraC family transcriptional regulator — translation MPAKPPVLNCTLHPAYARLLYVQLRQHGVDADAVLAEAGLRWAELASDPRELNLATFERLILATQRRFNCPWLGLELGAYGQVSVHGAVGHAAISSGSLRQLLQTVAHYGQLRADTFAFTYQERDQSHPIGCLAVSERFELGAVRQFMLEALFATLMRVLETAVGNVFAAMRVDLPFAAPTWAGQYRRFGIGDVRFGSAHLCFYFPAELLDLPCLTADSNSYELARKECDRALTEGLQSPLSQRVKQALHAAGEAPLPDLPTIAQQLHVSPRTLMRKLKLEGSSYQSLLDAKRKEQAIWHLQHSQDSIEIIAERLGYQDNSNFSRTFRRWCGLSPSEFRNQFNKTQAG, via the coding sequence ATGCCAGCCAAGCCGCCCGTCCTCAACTGCACTTTGCACCCTGCTTACGCCAGACTGCTGTATGTGCAGTTGCGTCAGCATGGCGTGGATGCCGACGCGGTATTGGCCGAAGCCGGTTTGCGCTGGGCCGAGTTGGCCAGTGATCCACGCGAACTCAATTTAGCGACCTTTGAGCGCCTGATACTGGCGACCCAGCGCCGTTTCAATTGCCCCTGGCTAGGTCTTGAGCTGGGCGCATATGGGCAAGTCTCGGTGCATGGTGCGGTCGGACATGCCGCCATCTCTAGCGGCAGCTTGCGCCAACTCCTACAGACCGTCGCCCATTACGGCCAACTGCGCGCCGACACCTTCGCCTTCACCTATCAGGAACGCGATCAATCACATCCAATTGGCTGCTTAGCAGTCAGTGAGCGTTTCGAACTAGGTGCGGTGCGCCAGTTTATGCTGGAGGCGCTCTTCGCCACCCTGATGCGGGTATTAGAAACCGCAGTGGGAAATGTGTTTGCCGCGATGCGGGTCGACCTGCCGTTTGCGGCGCCCACTTGGGCCGGGCAATATCGCCGCTTTGGTATAGGAGATGTGCGTTTCGGCAGCGCCCATCTATGCTTTTATTTTCCAGCAGAACTACTCGATCTGCCCTGCCTAACTGCCGACAGCAATTCGTATGAACTGGCACGCAAAGAATGTGATCGCGCCTTAACTGAGGGTCTACAAAGCCCGCTGTCGCAACGCGTCAAACAAGCCCTGCATGCCGCTGGCGAAGCACCCCTACCAGACTTGCCAACCATCGCGCAACAACTGCATGTCTCGCCGCGCACCCTGATGCGCAAGCTCAAACTGGAAGGCAGTAGTTATCAAAGTCTGCTAGACGCCAAACGTAAAGAGCAAGCGATCTGGCATCTGCAGCACAGCCAGGACAGCATAGAAATCATCGCCGAACGTCTGGGCTACCAAGACAACTCCAACTTCAGCCGTACCTTCCGGCGCTGGTGCGGCCTCAGCCCTAGCGAATTTCGCAATCAATTTAACAAAACGCAGGCGGGCTAA
- a CDS encoding alkane 1-monooxygenase, which produces MNQTLKPQPASAGAELSSTYRDRKRYAWLLALLVPLAVGFGPLLMLLTNDVRMLWIMPFFMYVIAPVLDYVLGEDLSNPPESAVPMLDADVYYRWITFILVPVLWAGFIFAAWFVMQHALPWHGVLAMIITGGMVGGFCINLGHEMGHKNTKLERWLAKIILAPSAYGHFFIEHNRGHHRDVATPADPASSRMGESIYRFVLREIPGAFKRAWALEKDRLQRCGQPLYSLHNEILQPALITLTLWSALALWLGVAVLPFLLAVSCWANFQLTSANYIEHYGLLRQERAPGRYEICQPHHSWNSNHIFSNWALFHLQRHSDHHAHPLRRYQSLRHFEQLPRLPSGYFGMYLLSYVPPLWFYLMNQRLLEVVGNDASRINFDPHRKTQLIQRYQLQQVAETPAVAERVA; this is translated from the coding sequence ATGAATCAAACTTTGAAGCCACAGCCCGCTAGTGCTGGCGCTGAACTGAGTAGCACTTACCGCGATCGCAAACGTTATGCCTGGTTGCTGGCCTTACTGGTGCCGCTGGCGGTGGGCTTTGGTCCGTTGCTGATGCTGCTCACCAATGACGTACGCATGTTGTGGATCATGCCTTTTTTCATGTATGTGATCGCGCCTGTGCTCGATTATGTCTTGGGCGAAGACCTGAGCAATCCGCCTGAGAGCGCGGTGCCTATGCTGGATGCCGATGTTTACTACCGCTGGATTACTTTTATATTGGTGCCGGTACTCTGGGCTGGCTTTATCTTCGCGGCCTGGTTTGTGATGCAGCATGCGCTGCCTTGGCATGGGGTGTTGGCAATGATCATCACCGGTGGCATGGTGGGCGGTTTTTGCATTAATCTCGGACATGAAATGGGGCATAAAAACACCAAGTTGGAACGCTGGCTGGCCAAGATCATCCTGGCTCCGAGCGCCTACGGTCACTTCTTCATCGAGCATAATCGTGGCCATCATCGTGACGTCGCGACCCCTGCCGATCCGGCCTCCTCGCGCATGGGCGAAAGTATTTATCGCTTTGTGTTACGCGAAATTCCGGGTGCCTTCAAGCGCGCTTGGGCACTGGAAAAAGATCGCCTGCAGCGTTGTGGTCAGCCGCTGTACTCGCTGCATAACGAGATACTGCAGCCGGCCTTAATTACCCTCACTTTGTGGAGCGCCTTGGCGCTGTGGCTGGGCGTGGCGGTGTTGCCGTTCTTGCTGGCAGTGTCGTGCTGGGCGAATTTTCAGCTGACCTCGGCCAACTATATCGAGCACTATGGTTTGTTGCGTCAAGAGCGCGCGCCAGGGCGTTACGAGATTTGCCAGCCACATCACTCCTGGAATAGTAATCATATTTTTTCCAACTGGGCGCTATTCCATTTGCAACGCCATTCGGATCATCATGCCCATCCTTTGCGGCGCTATCAGTCTTTGCGTCATTTCGAGCAATTACCCCGTCTGCCTAGCGGCTATTTCGGCATGTATCTGCTCAGCTATGTACCACCGCTGTGGTTTTACTTGATGAACCAGCGCTTACTCGAGGTGGTAGGAAATGACGCCAGCCGTATCAATTTTGATCCGCATCGTAAGACGCAATTAATCCAGCGTTACCAGTTGCAGCAAGTCGCAGAAACCCCGGCTGTTGCGGAGCGTGTCGCATGA
- a CDS encoding DUF2269 family protein, with protein MSLDLNPYLSIKYLHILSATVLFGTGIGIAFFKWITDRTGDVRAIRIVNEKTVLADLIFTTPAVITQALSGFALAYLGGYPLFSGWIVCATLLYLFAGACWLPVLWLQIRMRDLARVADLGNLPLSAEYRKLARIWFWLGIPAFCALMLVYYLMVFKPAL; from the coding sequence ATGAGCCTGGATTTGAACCCGTACCTGAGCATCAAGTATCTACACATCCTCAGCGCCACTGTCTTATTCGGCACTGGCATAGGCATCGCTTTCTTTAAGTGGATAACTGACCGTACGGGCGATGTGCGGGCGATACGCATCGTGAATGAAAAAACCGTGCTGGCCGATCTGATTTTCACGACCCCAGCGGTGATCACGCAAGCCTTGAGTGGCTTTGCGCTGGCCTATCTGGGGGGTTATCCCTTGTTCAGCGGCTGGATAGTCTGCGCGACCCTGCTCTACCTGTTCGCGGGAGCCTGCTGGCTGCCGGTCTTGTGGCTGCAAATTCGCATGCGCGATTTGGCCAGAGTGGCCGATCTAGGCAATCTGCCCCTCAGCGCCGAGTATCGCAAGCTAGCTAGGATCTGGTTCTGGTTAGGGATACCGGCTTTCTGCGCGCTGATGCTGGTGTATTACCTGATGGTGTTTAAACCCGCACTATGA
- the fahA gene encoding fumarylacetoacetase, translating into MKPQLNETHDASLRSWVASANTGNTDFPLQNLPYGVFRRAGSDEQFRLGVAIGDQILDLAAARVAGIFSALENKEFDKAILGDKLNSLMSLAPAVWSQLRLALSRALRLGASAQAALQSCLLAQSEAEYALPAQIGDYTDFYTSIHHATAIGKLLRPDNPLLPNYKWVPIGYHGRSSSIAVSGQEFRRPLGQTMPPGASAPVFGPAKRMDYEMEIGIFIGNGNALGDAIPMQEAEQHVFGLCLLNDWSARDMQGWEYQPLGPFLAKNFASTISPWVVTIEALAPYRSAWSRDAADPQPLPYLESSDLRDSGAFDIALEVLLQTAAMRSSGTPPQRLSLSNFRHSYWTVSQLLTHHTVNGCNLRAGDLLGSGTQSGPQPEEAGSLMELTQGGKKTITLANGEQRLYLEDGDSIVMRGWASKDGAARIGFGEVLGTLLPARSE; encoded by the coding sequence ATGAAGCCACAACTCAATGAAACCCATGATGCAAGCTTGCGCAGCTGGGTCGCCTCCGCCAATACCGGTAACACCGATTTCCCACTACAAAACTTGCCTTACGGCGTGTTTCGTCGTGCTGGCAGCGATGAGCAATTTCGTTTAGGGGTAGCGATCGGTGATCAGATTCTGGATCTGGCGGCAGCCCGTGTCGCGGGGATTTTTTCTGCCTTGGAAAATAAGGAATTCGATAAGGCCATCCTCGGTGACAAACTCAATAGCCTGATGAGTCTGGCACCGGCAGTCTGGTCGCAATTACGCCTCGCGCTGTCACGCGCCTTGCGCCTAGGCGCTAGCGCGCAAGCTGCTTTGCAAAGCTGTCTGCTGGCGCAAAGCGAGGCTGAATATGCCTTACCGGCGCAGATTGGTGATTACACCGATTTCTACACCTCTATCCACCATGCGACCGCGATCGGTAAATTATTGCGCCCGGATAATCCGCTGCTGCCGAATTACAAATGGGTGCCTATCGGCTACCATGGTCGCTCCTCATCGATCGCCGTTTCCGGCCAGGAGTTTCGCCGTCCTTTAGGCCAAACCATGCCGCCTGGCGCTAGCGCACCAGTATTTGGCCCAGCCAAGCGCATGGATTACGAGATGGAAATCGGTATCTTCATCGGCAACGGCAACGCGCTCGGTGACGCTATCCCCATGCAAGAAGCCGAACAACATGTGTTTGGCCTGTGCTTACTCAATGATTGGTCGGCGCGCGATATGCAGGGCTGGGAATATCAACCTCTAGGCCCTTTCCTGGCGAAAAACTTTGCCTCGACCATCTCGCCATGGGTAGTGACGATAGAAGCGCTGGCACCGTATCGCAGCGCCTGGAGCCGCGACGCCGCGGACCCGCAGCCTTTGCCGTATCTGGAGTCTAGCGACTTGCGTGACAGCGGTGCCTTTGATATAGCACTAGAAGTCTTGCTGCAAACCGCCGCCATGCGTTCATCAGGCACCCCACCGCAGCGTCTGTCCTTATCGAACTTCCGCCATTCTTACTGGACGGTGTCGCAACTACTGACGCATCACACTGTGAATGGCTGCAATCTGCGCGCTGGCGATTTGCTCGGTTCTGGCACCCAATCCGGCCCACAACCAGAAGAAGCCGGGTCTCTGATGGAGTTGACACAAGGCGGTAAAAAAACCATCACACTGGCCAACGGTGAGCAACGCCTTTATCTGGAAGACGGCGACAGCATCGTGATGCGCGGCTGGGCCAGTAAAGACGGCGCAGCACGCATAGGTTTTGGTGAAGTGCTCGGTACCTTGTTGCCGGCACGTAGCGAGTAA
- a CDS encoding DoxX-like family protein, which translates to MNGKNFQRQLLNLYWLSRLGMAAIWCWTAYVSWFVYPQALSLAWLQRIGISQSAELMLATACLFDLLMGLASAACASRLLWQAQIVCVLAYSLVIAVGLPEFLIHPFGPISKNIAVLCCLGYLSIMEANRSA; encoded by the coding sequence ATGAACGGCAAAAATTTCCAGCGCCAATTGCTCAACCTGTATTGGCTAAGCCGCCTGGGCATGGCCGCAATCTGGTGCTGGACCGCGTATGTCTCCTGGTTTGTCTATCCGCAAGCGCTGTCCCTGGCATGGTTGCAGCGTATAGGCATAAGCCAATCTGCGGAGCTCATGTTGGCCACGGCCTGCCTATTTGATTTGCTCATGGGGCTGGCCTCAGCAGCCTGTGCCTCTCGCTTATTGTGGCAAGCGCAGATCGTCTGCGTGCTGGCTTACAGTCTGGTGATCGCAGTAGGTTTACCGGAATTTTTAATCCATCCTTTCGGCCCCATCAGCAAGAACATCGCGGTACTCTGCTGCCTGGGCTACTTAAGCATCATGGAAGCAAATCGGTCTGCATAA
- a CDS encoding rubredoxin has product MSVYQCPECGYQYDEALGEPHEGYAPGTLWDSIPDSFCCPSCAVRDKADFEIVPVVS; this is encoded by the coding sequence ATGAGCGTGTATCAATGCCCGGAATGCGGCTACCAGTATGACGAGGCCTTGGGCGAGCCGCATGAGGGCTATGCGCCAGGCACACTGTGGGACTCGATCCCAGACAGTTTTTGTTGTCCGAGTTGCGCCGTGCGCGACAAGGCAGATTTTGAAATTGTGCCGGTAGTAAGCTAG